Proteins found in one Neomonachus schauinslandi chromosome 1, ASM220157v2, whole genome shotgun sequence genomic segment:
- the STX19 gene encoding syntaxin-19: MKDRLQELKQRTKEIELSRDRHVSTTEAEEQGVFLQQAVIYEKEPVAERHLQEIQKLQESINNVTDDVQKFGQQQRSLVASMRRFSLLKRESNITKEIKIQAEHINRGLDDLVKEVRKSEAENGPSSVVTRILKSQHAAMFRQFQQTMFTYNDTIAAKQEKCKTFIFRQLEVAGKEMPEEEVNDMLYQGKWEVFNESLLTEITITKAQLSEIEQRHKELVNLENQIKDLRDLFIQISLLVEEQGESINNIEMIVNSTKEYVNTTKEKFGLAVKYKKRNPCKVLCCWCCPCCSSK; the protein is encoded by the coding sequence atgaAAGACCGACTTCAAGAATTAAAGCAACGAACAAAGGAAATCGAACTTTCTAGAGACAGGCATGTGTCGACTACAGAAGCAGAAGAACAAGGGGTGTTTTTGCAGCAAGCTGTTATTTATGAAAAAGAGCCTGTAGCTGAGAGACACCTACAGGAGATCCAAAAACTACAGGAGAGTATTAACAATGTGACAGATGATGTTCAAAAATTTGGGCAACAACAGAGAAGTTTGGTGGCTTCAATGAGAAGGTTTAGTCTACTTAAGAGAGAGTCTAACAttacaaaggagataaaaatccAAGCAGAACACATTAATAGAGGTTTGGATGATTtagtaaaagaagtcagaaagtCAGAGGCTGAAAATGGTCCATCATCAGTGGTGACAAGGATACTTAAATCTCAGCATGCTGCGATGTTCCGCCAATTTCAGCAAACTATGTTTACCTACAATGACACAATAGCAGCAAAGCAAGAGAAGTGCAAGACATTTATTTTCCGTCAGCTTGAAGTTGCTGGGAAAGAAATGCCTGAAGAAGAAGTAAATGATATGCTTTATCAAGGAAAATGGGAAGTTTTTAATGAAAGCTTACTTACAGAAATCACTATCACTAAAGCACAACTCTCAGAGATAGAACAGAGACACAAGGAACTTGTTAATTTGGAGAACCAAATAAAGGATTTAAGGGACCTTTTCATTCAGATATCTCTTTTAGTAGAGGAACAAGGAGAAAGCATCAACAATATTGAAATGATAGTGAACAGTACAAAAGAATATGTTAACACTACTAAGGAGAAATTTGGACTAGctgtaaaatacaaaaaaagaaatccttgtaAAGTACTGTGTTGTTGGTGTTGTCCATGCTGTAGCTCAAAATAA